The following are from one region of the Cottoperca gobio chromosome 13, fCotGob3.1, whole genome shotgun sequence genome:
- the prdm10 gene encoding PR domain zinc finger protein 10 isoform X2: METKQEDSSAVWSQSSTNDSDNGTQVHFEGGTVAQIVYSGDQVDRGQQQVVYTADGNSYTSVESAEHTLVYIHPADGTQSVFADQPQVAYIQQDGTTQQVTVLLPSGQNINAANLHVLSNVAEAPQAMLEAVSQEQLSVSNSLPSMVDIADPPSSPLGATDSTDDSDEDEDDDSEMDDWEPRQPQSFNPHSLWCDECNNANTSVCLKHGPLHPIPNRPVMSKARASLPLVLYIDRFLGGVFSKRRIPKRTQFGPVEGPLVPQTELQEHYIHLKLCMLDADKNREKSDDLWLDLSDEESCNWMMFVRPAQNHLEQNLVAYQYGSEIFYTSIKNIQPKQELKVWYAASYAEFVNQKIHNVTEEERKVLREQEKNWPCYECNRRFVSSEQLQQHLNMHDDKLNSVTRSRGRGRGRGRRRFGTGRRPGRPPKFIRLDPPVDGGGDKTTEMLELTEKPLEERADGAQNGLKMVEMESEAEAGTEAEGQLISPAGEPVPESSTPPSSTDLPAPLKEDPAQSSQLDAHLTSQDMRRAKRIRMDVQNAALQHLFIRKSFRPFKCTHCGKAFRDKDKLDQHLRVHGRDAYAFSCHICSKSFMSDSSLEDHLLVHTDNRSYSCLLCPETFERLDLLKEHVVVHAVDGCFTCPSCKKTFTDFIQVKKHIRCFHSEKIFQCPDCEKAFCRPDKLRLHMLRHSDRKDFLCSTCGKQFKRKDKLREHMQRMHNPDREAKKADRIHRSKTLKLKVPTTDFESFMFKCRVCMMGFRRRGMLVNHLSKRHPEMRIDDVPELTLPIIKPNRDYFCQYCDKVYKSASKRKAHILKNHPGAELPPSIRKLRPAAPGEPDPMLSTHTQLTGTIATAPVCCPHCAKQYSSKTKMVQHIRKKHPEFAQLTNTIQAPLTTAVISSAPAVISADGSAAEAVVTTDLLTQAMTELSQTLTTDYRTAQGDYQRIQYIPVSQAGGNLSQPQHIQLQVVQVAPASSPHSQHPTVDVSQLHDPHGYSQHAIQVQHIQVNEPSGTGQGATQVTGQPLSPTSQQPSQELSPTQLTPVTLAQSHTLQTSSTQQQQQQGTVQHAYIPSNWNYRGYSSEIQMMALPHAQYVIAETSTPAPGVNNNNNQTHYVISEGQTELETKQAVPQSTTQAHSEHMEQQPANQQATTQYIITTTTNGSGTSEVHITKP, from the exons ATGGAGACCAAACAGGAGGATTCCTCCGCTGTGTGGAGTCAGAGTTCTACCAATGATTCAGACAACGGCACACAG GTGCATTTCGAAGGCGGCACGGTGGCCCAGATAGTGTACAGTGGCGATCAGGTGGACCGAGGACAGCAGCAGGTGGTTTATACAGCAGATGGGAACTCGTATACCTCTGTGGAGTCTGCAGAGCACACACTGGTTTACATACACCCTGCAGATGGCACTCAG TCTGTATTTGCTGATCAGCCACAAGTGGCGTACATTCAGCAGGATGGCACAACGCAACAG GTCACAGTTTTGCTGCCCAGTGGACAGAACATAAACGCTGCCAATCTGCATGTTCTCAGTAATGTAGCAGAGGCTCCCCAGGCTATGCTGGAGGCAGTTTCCCAG GAGCAGCTGTCTGTGTCCAATTCGCTCCCCTCCATGGTCGACATCGCGGACCCCCCCTCGAGTCCCCTCGGGGCCACAGACTCCACGGACGACTCTGACGAAGATGAGGATGACGACTCCGAGATGGATGACTGGGAACCTCGTCAGCCTCAATCCTTCAACCCTCACAGCCTCT GGTGTGACGAGTGTAATAATGCCAAcacctctgtgtgtctgaaGCACGGCCCTCTGCACCCCATCCCCAACCGGCCCGTGATGTCCAAGGCCCGGGCCAGTCTGCCTCTGGTCCTCTACATCGACCGCTTCCTGGGCGGGGTGTTCTCCAAGAGACGCATCCCAAAGCGCACACAGTTTGGTCCCGTGGAGGGACCCCTGGTTCCTCAGACTGAACTGCAGGAACACTACATTCATCTGAAA CTGTGCATGCTGGATGcagacaagaacagagagaagTCGGATGACTTGTGGTTGGACCTTTCTGATGAGGAAAGCTGTAACTGGATGATGTTCGTGAGACCTGCTCAGAACCACCTGGAGCAGAACCTGGTGGCCTACCAGTACGGCTCAGAGATATTCTACACGTCCATCAAGAACATCCAGCCCAAACAAGAGCTCAAG GTGTGGTATGCGGCATCATATGCAGAGTTTGTCAATCAGAAGATCCACAAtgttacagaagaagaaagaaaag TGCTCCGGGAGCAAGAGAAGAACTGGCCTTGTTATGAGTGCAACCGCCGCTTCGTCAGTTCTGAACAACTGCAGCAGCATCTCAACATGCACGACGACAAGTTAAACTCTGTTAccag atCCAGAGGCCGGGGGCGAGGaagaggcaggaggagatttGGGACAGGAAGAAGACCGGGACGCCCGCCTAAATTTATACGTTTGGATCCTCCGGTAGACGGCGGTGGGGACAAGACAACA GAGATGCTGGAGTTGACGGAGAAGCCGCTGGAGGAGCGGGCGGACGGAGCTCAGAACGGGCTGAAAATGGTGGAGATGGAGTCGGAGGCAGAGGCTGGGACTGAGGCAGAGGGCCAGCTGATATCTCCTGCAGGGGAACCGGTCCCAGAGTCCAGCACCCCACCCTCCAGCACGGACCTGCCAGCTCCACTAAAGGAGGACCCGGCACAGAGCAGCCAGTTGGACGCCCACCTCACATCTCAGGACATGCGCCGTGCCAAGAGGATACGG ATGGATGTGCAG AATGCAGCGCTGCAGCACCTTTTCATCAGGAAGAGTTTCCGTCCTTTTAAATGCACACACTGTGGTAAGGCCTTCCGGGACAAAGACAAGCTGGATCAGCACCTGCGGGTGCACGGCCGGGACGCCTACGCCTTTTCCTGCCACATTTGCAGCAAGAGCTTCATGAGTGACTCTTCGCTGGAGGATCATCTGCTAGTGCACACGGACAACCGCTCGTACTCTTGTCTCTTATGCCCTGAAACCTTTGAAAGGCTGGACCTGCTCAAAGAGCACGTAGTGGTGCACGCTGTGGACGGCTGCTTCACCTGTCCCTCCTGCAAGAAGACATTCACTGACTTCATCCAG GTGAAGAAGCATATCCGCTGCTTTCACTCAGAGAAGATCTTCCAGTGCCCAGACTGTGAAAAGGCCTTCTGCCGGCCAGACAAGCTGCGCTTGCACATGTTACGGCACTCGGACCGCAAGGACTTCTTGTGCTCAACATGTGGCAAACAATTCAAG AGGAAAGATAAGCTGCGCGAGCACATGCAGCGCATGCACAATCCCGACAGAGAGGCCAAGAAGGCTGACCGAATCCACCGCTCCAAAACACTCAAGCTGAAGGTGCCCACCACCGACTTCGAGAGCTTCATGTTCAAATGCAGAGTGTGCATGATGGGGTTCAGACGCAGAGGAATGCTG GTCAATCATTTGTCCAAGCGTCATCCAGAGATGCGTATTGACGATGTGCCTGAGCTCACGCTGCCAATTATCAAGCCCAACAGGGACTACTTCTGCCAGTATTGTGACAAG GTGTATAAGAGTGCCAGTAAGAGGAAAGCACACATACTGAAGAACCACCCCGGGGCAGAATTGCCTCCCAGCATCCGTAAGTTGCGTCCGGCTGCTCCTGGTGAGCCTGACCCCAtgttgagcacacacacacagctgaccgGCACCATCGCCACGGCACCGGTCTGCTGCCCACACTGTGCCAAGCAGTACAGCAGCAAG ACTAAGATGGTTCAGCACATCAGGAAGAAGCATCCAGAGTTTGCCCAACTCACCAACACCATCCAGGCTCCTCTCACGACGGCTGTGATCAGTAGCGCTCCTGCAGTGATCAGTGCGGACGGTAGCGCAGCTGAGGCTGTGGTG ACCACAGATCTGCTGACTCAGGCCATGACGGAGCTTTCTCAGACATTGACCACAGACTACCGGACAGCGCAGGGAGACTACCAGAGGATCCAGTACATCCCCGTGTCTCAGGCCGGGGGCAACCTGTCGCAGCCCCAACACATTCAGctgcaggtggtgcaggtggcTCCG GCTTCCTCCCCACATTCCCAGCACCCGACGGTAGATGTGAGCCAGCTGCATGACCCTCATGGCTACAGCCAGCACGCCATCCAGGTCCAACACATCCAGGTCAACGAGCCGTCAGGCACTGGACAAGGTGCCACTCAG GTCACCGGTCAGCCTCTCAGCCCCACCTCCCAGCAGCCCAGTCAGGAGCTGAGCCCCACCCAGCTGACCCCTGTGACCTTAGCTCAGAGCCACACCCTGCAGACCAGCAgcacccagcagcagcagcagcaggggacTGTGCAGCACGCTTACATACCCAGTAACTGGAACTACCGAGGCTACT CATCTGAGATCCAGATGATGGCTCTACCTCACGCGCAATATGTGATAGCTGAGACCAGCACACCTGCACCGGgagtcaacaacaacaacaaccag ACACACTACGTTATCTCCGAGGGTCAGACTGAGTTGGAGACCAAACAGGCTGTTCCTCAGAGCACCACCCAGGCCCACTCTGAACATATGGAGCAGCAACCGGCCAATCAGCAAGCCACCACGCAGTACATCATCACCACAACCACCAATGGCAGCGGCACTAGTGAAGTTCACATCACGAAACCCTGA
- the prdm10 gene encoding PR domain zinc finger protein 10 isoform X3 produces METKQEDSSAVWSQSSTNDSDNGTQVHFEGGTVAQIVYSGDQVDRGQQQVVYTADGNSYTSVESAEHTLVYIHPADGTQSVFADQPQVAYIQQDGTTQQVTVLLPSGQNINAANLHVLSNVAEAPQAMLEAVSQEQLSVSNSLPSMVDIADPPSSPLGATDSTDDSDEDEDDDSEMDDWEPRQPQSFNPHSLWCDECNNANTSVCLKHGPLHPIPNRPVMSKARASLPLVLYIDRFLGGVFSKRRIPKRTQFGPVEGPLVPQTELQEHYIHLKLCMLDADKNREKSDDLWLDLSDEESCNWMMFVRPAQNHLEQNLVAYQYGSEIFYTSIKNIQPKQELKVWYAASYAEFVNQKIHNVTEEERKVLREQEKNWPCYECNRRFVSSEQLQQHLNMHDDKLNSVTRSRGRGRGRGRRRFGTGRRPGRPPKFIRLDPPVDGGGDKTTEMLELTEKPLEERADGAQNGLKMVEMESEAEAGTEAEGQLISPAGEPVPESSTPPSSTDLPAPLKEDPAQSSQLDAHLTSQDMRRAKRIRNAALQHLFIRKSFRPFKCTHCGKAFRDKDKLDQHLRVHGRDAYAFSCHICSKSFMSDSSLEDHLLVHTDNRSYSCLLCPETFERLDLLKEHVVVHAVDGCFTCPSCKKTFTDFIQVKKHIRCFHSEKIFQCPDCEKAFCRPDKLRLHMLRHSDRKDFLCSTCGKQFKRKDKLREHMQRMHNPDREAKKADRIHRSKTLKLKVPTTDFESFMFKCRVCMMGFRRRGMLVNHLSKRHPEMRIDDVPELTLPIIKPNRDYFCQYCDKVYKSASKRKAHILKNHPGAELPPSIRKLRPAAPGEPDPMLSTHTQLTGTIATAPVCCPHCAKQYSSKTKMVQHIRKKHPEFAQLTNTIQAPLTTAVISSAPAVISADGSAAEAVVTTDLLTQAMTELSQTLTTDYRTAQGDYQRIQYIPVSQAGGNLSQPQHIQLQVVQVAPASSPHSQHPTVDVSQLHDPHGYSQHAIQVQHIQVNEPSGTGQGATQVTGQPLSPTSQQPSQELSPTQLTPVTLAQSHTLQTSSTQQQQQQGTVQHAYIPSNWNYRGYSSEIQMMALPHAQYVIAETSTPAPGVNNNNNQVKTTHYVISEGQTELETKQAVPQSTTQAHSEHMEQQPANQQATTQYIITTTTNGSGTSEVHITKP; encoded by the exons ATGGAGACCAAACAGGAGGATTCCTCCGCTGTGTGGAGTCAGAGTTCTACCAATGATTCAGACAACGGCACACAG GTGCATTTCGAAGGCGGCACGGTGGCCCAGATAGTGTACAGTGGCGATCAGGTGGACCGAGGACAGCAGCAGGTGGTTTATACAGCAGATGGGAACTCGTATACCTCTGTGGAGTCTGCAGAGCACACACTGGTTTACATACACCCTGCAGATGGCACTCAG TCTGTATTTGCTGATCAGCCACAAGTGGCGTACATTCAGCAGGATGGCACAACGCAACAG GTCACAGTTTTGCTGCCCAGTGGACAGAACATAAACGCTGCCAATCTGCATGTTCTCAGTAATGTAGCAGAGGCTCCCCAGGCTATGCTGGAGGCAGTTTCCCAG GAGCAGCTGTCTGTGTCCAATTCGCTCCCCTCCATGGTCGACATCGCGGACCCCCCCTCGAGTCCCCTCGGGGCCACAGACTCCACGGACGACTCTGACGAAGATGAGGATGACGACTCCGAGATGGATGACTGGGAACCTCGTCAGCCTCAATCCTTCAACCCTCACAGCCTCT GGTGTGACGAGTGTAATAATGCCAAcacctctgtgtgtctgaaGCACGGCCCTCTGCACCCCATCCCCAACCGGCCCGTGATGTCCAAGGCCCGGGCCAGTCTGCCTCTGGTCCTCTACATCGACCGCTTCCTGGGCGGGGTGTTCTCCAAGAGACGCATCCCAAAGCGCACACAGTTTGGTCCCGTGGAGGGACCCCTGGTTCCTCAGACTGAACTGCAGGAACACTACATTCATCTGAAA CTGTGCATGCTGGATGcagacaagaacagagagaagTCGGATGACTTGTGGTTGGACCTTTCTGATGAGGAAAGCTGTAACTGGATGATGTTCGTGAGACCTGCTCAGAACCACCTGGAGCAGAACCTGGTGGCCTACCAGTACGGCTCAGAGATATTCTACACGTCCATCAAGAACATCCAGCCCAAACAAGAGCTCAAG GTGTGGTATGCGGCATCATATGCAGAGTTTGTCAATCAGAAGATCCACAAtgttacagaagaagaaagaaaag TGCTCCGGGAGCAAGAGAAGAACTGGCCTTGTTATGAGTGCAACCGCCGCTTCGTCAGTTCTGAACAACTGCAGCAGCATCTCAACATGCACGACGACAAGTTAAACTCTGTTAccag atCCAGAGGCCGGGGGCGAGGaagaggcaggaggagatttGGGACAGGAAGAAGACCGGGACGCCCGCCTAAATTTATACGTTTGGATCCTCCGGTAGACGGCGGTGGGGACAAGACAACA GAGATGCTGGAGTTGACGGAGAAGCCGCTGGAGGAGCGGGCGGACGGAGCTCAGAACGGGCTGAAAATGGTGGAGATGGAGTCGGAGGCAGAGGCTGGGACTGAGGCAGAGGGCCAGCTGATATCTCCTGCAGGGGAACCGGTCCCAGAGTCCAGCACCCCACCCTCCAGCACGGACCTGCCAGCTCCACTAAAGGAGGACCCGGCACAGAGCAGCCAGTTGGACGCCCACCTCACATCTCAGGACATGCGCCGTGCCAAGAGGATACGG AATGCAGCGCTGCAGCACCTTTTCATCAGGAAGAGTTTCCGTCCTTTTAAATGCACACACTGTGGTAAGGCCTTCCGGGACAAAGACAAGCTGGATCAGCACCTGCGGGTGCACGGCCGGGACGCCTACGCCTTTTCCTGCCACATTTGCAGCAAGAGCTTCATGAGTGACTCTTCGCTGGAGGATCATCTGCTAGTGCACACGGACAACCGCTCGTACTCTTGTCTCTTATGCCCTGAAACCTTTGAAAGGCTGGACCTGCTCAAAGAGCACGTAGTGGTGCACGCTGTGGACGGCTGCTTCACCTGTCCCTCCTGCAAGAAGACATTCACTGACTTCATCCAG GTGAAGAAGCATATCCGCTGCTTTCACTCAGAGAAGATCTTCCAGTGCCCAGACTGTGAAAAGGCCTTCTGCCGGCCAGACAAGCTGCGCTTGCACATGTTACGGCACTCGGACCGCAAGGACTTCTTGTGCTCAACATGTGGCAAACAATTCAAG AGGAAAGATAAGCTGCGCGAGCACATGCAGCGCATGCACAATCCCGACAGAGAGGCCAAGAAGGCTGACCGAATCCACCGCTCCAAAACACTCAAGCTGAAGGTGCCCACCACCGACTTCGAGAGCTTCATGTTCAAATGCAGAGTGTGCATGATGGGGTTCAGACGCAGAGGAATGCTG GTCAATCATTTGTCCAAGCGTCATCCAGAGATGCGTATTGACGATGTGCCTGAGCTCACGCTGCCAATTATCAAGCCCAACAGGGACTACTTCTGCCAGTATTGTGACAAG GTGTATAAGAGTGCCAGTAAGAGGAAAGCACACATACTGAAGAACCACCCCGGGGCAGAATTGCCTCCCAGCATCCGTAAGTTGCGTCCGGCTGCTCCTGGTGAGCCTGACCCCAtgttgagcacacacacacagctgaccgGCACCATCGCCACGGCACCGGTCTGCTGCCCACACTGTGCCAAGCAGTACAGCAGCAAG ACTAAGATGGTTCAGCACATCAGGAAGAAGCATCCAGAGTTTGCCCAACTCACCAACACCATCCAGGCTCCTCTCACGACGGCTGTGATCAGTAGCGCTCCTGCAGTGATCAGTGCGGACGGTAGCGCAGCTGAGGCTGTGGTG ACCACAGATCTGCTGACTCAGGCCATGACGGAGCTTTCTCAGACATTGACCACAGACTACCGGACAGCGCAGGGAGACTACCAGAGGATCCAGTACATCCCCGTGTCTCAGGCCGGGGGCAACCTGTCGCAGCCCCAACACATTCAGctgcaggtggtgcaggtggcTCCG GCTTCCTCCCCACATTCCCAGCACCCGACGGTAGATGTGAGCCAGCTGCATGACCCTCATGGCTACAGCCAGCACGCCATCCAGGTCCAACACATCCAGGTCAACGAGCCGTCAGGCACTGGACAAGGTGCCACTCAG GTCACCGGTCAGCCTCTCAGCCCCACCTCCCAGCAGCCCAGTCAGGAGCTGAGCCCCACCCAGCTGACCCCTGTGACCTTAGCTCAGAGCCACACCCTGCAGACCAGCAgcacccagcagcagcagcagcaggggacTGTGCAGCACGCTTACATACCCAGTAACTGGAACTACCGAGGCTACT CATCTGAGATCCAGATGATGGCTCTACCTCACGCGCAATATGTGATAGCTGAGACCAGCACACCTGCACCGGgagtcaacaacaacaacaaccaggtGAAAACG ACACACTACGTTATCTCCGAGGGTCAGACTGAGTTGGAGACCAAACAGGCTGTTCCTCAGAGCACCACCCAGGCCCACTCTGAACATATGGAGCAGCAACCGGCCAATCAGCAAGCCACCACGCAGTACATCATCACCACAACCACCAATGGCAGCGGCACTAGTGAAGTTCACATCACGAAACCCTGA
- the prdm10 gene encoding PR domain zinc finger protein 10 isoform X1: METKQEDSSAVWSQSSTNDSDNGTQVHFEGGTVAQIVYSGDQVDRGQQQVVYTADGNSYTSVESAEHTLVYIHPADGTQSVFADQPQVAYIQQDGTTQQVTVLLPSGQNINAANLHVLSNVAEAPQAMLEAVSQEQLSVSNSLPSMVDIADPPSSPLGATDSTDDSDEDEDDDSEMDDWEPRQPQSFNPHSLWCDECNNANTSVCLKHGPLHPIPNRPVMSKARASLPLVLYIDRFLGGVFSKRRIPKRTQFGPVEGPLVPQTELQEHYIHLKLCMLDADKNREKSDDLWLDLSDEESCNWMMFVRPAQNHLEQNLVAYQYGSEIFYTSIKNIQPKQELKVWYAASYAEFVNQKIHNVTEEERKVLREQEKNWPCYECNRRFVSSEQLQQHLNMHDDKLNSVTRSRGRGRGRGRRRFGTGRRPGRPPKFIRLDPPVDGGGDKTTEMLELTEKPLEERADGAQNGLKMVEMESEAEAGTEAEGQLISPAGEPVPESSTPPSSTDLPAPLKEDPAQSSQLDAHLTSQDMRRAKRIRMDVQNAALQHLFIRKSFRPFKCTHCGKAFRDKDKLDQHLRVHGRDAYAFSCHICSKSFMSDSSLEDHLLVHTDNRSYSCLLCPETFERLDLLKEHVVVHAVDGCFTCPSCKKTFTDFIQVKKHIRCFHSEKIFQCPDCEKAFCRPDKLRLHMLRHSDRKDFLCSTCGKQFKRKDKLREHMQRMHNPDREAKKADRIHRSKTLKLKVPTTDFESFMFKCRVCMMGFRRRGMLVNHLSKRHPEMRIDDVPELTLPIIKPNRDYFCQYCDKVYKSASKRKAHILKNHPGAELPPSIRKLRPAAPGEPDPMLSTHTQLTGTIATAPVCCPHCAKQYSSKTKMVQHIRKKHPEFAQLTNTIQAPLTTAVISSAPAVISADGSAAEAVVTTDLLTQAMTELSQTLTTDYRTAQGDYQRIQYIPVSQAGGNLSQPQHIQLQVVQVAPASSPHSQHPTVDVSQLHDPHGYSQHAIQVQHIQVNEPSGTGQGATQVTGQPLSPTSQQPSQELSPTQLTPVTLAQSHTLQTSSTQQQQQQGTVQHAYIPSNWNYRGYSSEIQMMALPHAQYVIAETSTPAPGVNNNNNQVKTTHYVISEGQTELETKQAVPQSTTQAHSEHMEQQPANQQATTQYIITTTTNGSGTSEVHITKP; encoded by the exons ATGGAGACCAAACAGGAGGATTCCTCCGCTGTGTGGAGTCAGAGTTCTACCAATGATTCAGACAACGGCACACAG GTGCATTTCGAAGGCGGCACGGTGGCCCAGATAGTGTACAGTGGCGATCAGGTGGACCGAGGACAGCAGCAGGTGGTTTATACAGCAGATGGGAACTCGTATACCTCTGTGGAGTCTGCAGAGCACACACTGGTTTACATACACCCTGCAGATGGCACTCAG TCTGTATTTGCTGATCAGCCACAAGTGGCGTACATTCAGCAGGATGGCACAACGCAACAG GTCACAGTTTTGCTGCCCAGTGGACAGAACATAAACGCTGCCAATCTGCATGTTCTCAGTAATGTAGCAGAGGCTCCCCAGGCTATGCTGGAGGCAGTTTCCCAG GAGCAGCTGTCTGTGTCCAATTCGCTCCCCTCCATGGTCGACATCGCGGACCCCCCCTCGAGTCCCCTCGGGGCCACAGACTCCACGGACGACTCTGACGAAGATGAGGATGACGACTCCGAGATGGATGACTGGGAACCTCGTCAGCCTCAATCCTTCAACCCTCACAGCCTCT GGTGTGACGAGTGTAATAATGCCAAcacctctgtgtgtctgaaGCACGGCCCTCTGCACCCCATCCCCAACCGGCCCGTGATGTCCAAGGCCCGGGCCAGTCTGCCTCTGGTCCTCTACATCGACCGCTTCCTGGGCGGGGTGTTCTCCAAGAGACGCATCCCAAAGCGCACACAGTTTGGTCCCGTGGAGGGACCCCTGGTTCCTCAGACTGAACTGCAGGAACACTACATTCATCTGAAA CTGTGCATGCTGGATGcagacaagaacagagagaagTCGGATGACTTGTGGTTGGACCTTTCTGATGAGGAAAGCTGTAACTGGATGATGTTCGTGAGACCTGCTCAGAACCACCTGGAGCAGAACCTGGTGGCCTACCAGTACGGCTCAGAGATATTCTACACGTCCATCAAGAACATCCAGCCCAAACAAGAGCTCAAG GTGTGGTATGCGGCATCATATGCAGAGTTTGTCAATCAGAAGATCCACAAtgttacagaagaagaaagaaaag TGCTCCGGGAGCAAGAGAAGAACTGGCCTTGTTATGAGTGCAACCGCCGCTTCGTCAGTTCTGAACAACTGCAGCAGCATCTCAACATGCACGACGACAAGTTAAACTCTGTTAccag atCCAGAGGCCGGGGGCGAGGaagaggcaggaggagatttGGGACAGGAAGAAGACCGGGACGCCCGCCTAAATTTATACGTTTGGATCCTCCGGTAGACGGCGGTGGGGACAAGACAACA GAGATGCTGGAGTTGACGGAGAAGCCGCTGGAGGAGCGGGCGGACGGAGCTCAGAACGGGCTGAAAATGGTGGAGATGGAGTCGGAGGCAGAGGCTGGGACTGAGGCAGAGGGCCAGCTGATATCTCCTGCAGGGGAACCGGTCCCAGAGTCCAGCACCCCACCCTCCAGCACGGACCTGCCAGCTCCACTAAAGGAGGACCCGGCACAGAGCAGCCAGTTGGACGCCCACCTCACATCTCAGGACATGCGCCGTGCCAAGAGGATACGG ATGGATGTGCAG AATGCAGCGCTGCAGCACCTTTTCATCAGGAAGAGTTTCCGTCCTTTTAAATGCACACACTGTGGTAAGGCCTTCCGGGACAAAGACAAGCTGGATCAGCACCTGCGGGTGCACGGCCGGGACGCCTACGCCTTTTCCTGCCACATTTGCAGCAAGAGCTTCATGAGTGACTCTTCGCTGGAGGATCATCTGCTAGTGCACACGGACAACCGCTCGTACTCTTGTCTCTTATGCCCTGAAACCTTTGAAAGGCTGGACCTGCTCAAAGAGCACGTAGTGGTGCACGCTGTGGACGGCTGCTTCACCTGTCCCTCCTGCAAGAAGACATTCACTGACTTCATCCAG GTGAAGAAGCATATCCGCTGCTTTCACTCAGAGAAGATCTTCCAGTGCCCAGACTGTGAAAAGGCCTTCTGCCGGCCAGACAAGCTGCGCTTGCACATGTTACGGCACTCGGACCGCAAGGACTTCTTGTGCTCAACATGTGGCAAACAATTCAAG AGGAAAGATAAGCTGCGCGAGCACATGCAGCGCATGCACAATCCCGACAGAGAGGCCAAGAAGGCTGACCGAATCCACCGCTCCAAAACACTCAAGCTGAAGGTGCCCACCACCGACTTCGAGAGCTTCATGTTCAAATGCAGAGTGTGCATGATGGGGTTCAGACGCAGAGGAATGCTG GTCAATCATTTGTCCAAGCGTCATCCAGAGATGCGTATTGACGATGTGCCTGAGCTCACGCTGCCAATTATCAAGCCCAACAGGGACTACTTCTGCCAGTATTGTGACAAG GTGTATAAGAGTGCCAGTAAGAGGAAAGCACACATACTGAAGAACCACCCCGGGGCAGAATTGCCTCCCAGCATCCGTAAGTTGCGTCCGGCTGCTCCTGGTGAGCCTGACCCCAtgttgagcacacacacacagctgaccgGCACCATCGCCACGGCACCGGTCTGCTGCCCACACTGTGCCAAGCAGTACAGCAGCAAG ACTAAGATGGTTCAGCACATCAGGAAGAAGCATCCAGAGTTTGCCCAACTCACCAACACCATCCAGGCTCCTCTCACGACGGCTGTGATCAGTAGCGCTCCTGCAGTGATCAGTGCGGACGGTAGCGCAGCTGAGGCTGTGGTG ACCACAGATCTGCTGACTCAGGCCATGACGGAGCTTTCTCAGACATTGACCACAGACTACCGGACAGCGCAGGGAGACTACCAGAGGATCCAGTACATCCCCGTGTCTCAGGCCGGGGGCAACCTGTCGCAGCCCCAACACATTCAGctgcaggtggtgcaggtggcTCCG GCTTCCTCCCCACATTCCCAGCACCCGACGGTAGATGTGAGCCAGCTGCATGACCCTCATGGCTACAGCCAGCACGCCATCCAGGTCCAACACATCCAGGTCAACGAGCCGTCAGGCACTGGACAAGGTGCCACTCAG GTCACCGGTCAGCCTCTCAGCCCCACCTCCCAGCAGCCCAGTCAGGAGCTGAGCCCCACCCAGCTGACCCCTGTGACCTTAGCTCAGAGCCACACCCTGCAGACCAGCAgcacccagcagcagcagcagcaggggacTGTGCAGCACGCTTACATACCCAGTAACTGGAACTACCGAGGCTACT CATCTGAGATCCAGATGATGGCTCTACCTCACGCGCAATATGTGATAGCTGAGACCAGCACACCTGCACCGGgagtcaacaacaacaacaaccaggtGAAAACG ACACACTACGTTATCTCCGAGGGTCAGACTGAGTTGGAGACCAAACAGGCTGTTCCTCAGAGCACCACCCAGGCCCACTCTGAACATATGGAGCAGCAACCGGCCAATCAGCAAGCCACCACGCAGTACATCATCACCACAACCACCAATGGCAGCGGCACTAGTGAAGTTCACATCACGAAACCCTGA